The Rhopalosiphum maidis isolate BTI-1 chromosome 1, ASM367621v3, whole genome shotgun sequence genome has a segment encoding these proteins:
- the LOC113560802 gene encoding hippocampus abundant transcript 1 protein-like — MNGDANNGGPADRLVAAEQPDSGPEKKEPLHRMVLRNMTVEPMLFPYLIASILVILANQNLNIQKACRVELELGTDVCNDLENKDKNSTVLTDSEIAVQKLVADMLIWQTILQSSLPAVFVLFLGSWSDRNRLRRPCMLLPVYGEVVRNLGLLACVYFFDQVPMNATGLWQSLPIAITGYWTVMYMAVFSYVGDHSTDQNKTLKVGLVNATMALCLPIGTGLSGILYRELGFTGVYIIALILCCISIWMAHIFVHDTKQIKFDSGKKHKSSYWTRIKFFFSIIHIIEAFRVTFKKEKNNRRMKVIALTLLITGIMGPLQGDKGVAYLFTRVKFNWNEVQFSVYSTTTMCINLVGTFVTLGVVVRKFGVDDALIGTVATTGKLISQFIFASAATTVVFYSGALVNCLQGPAIISMKSIINKIIPAEELGQVSAVTGIGENVIPIFCGPLYSYVYESTVDFFPSAYFLVTAAITVPTIFLYLWLYLQHRKETKESYEQLPDTDVLKDSNGVATKYGAIKP, encoded by the exons ATGAACGGAGACGCGAACAACGGCGGGCCGGCCGACCGTCTGGTCGCCGCGGAACAGCCGGACAGCGGCCCCGAAAAGAAGGAACCGCTGCACCGGATGGTGCTGCGGAACATGACGGTCGAGCCCATGCTGTTCCCGTACCTGATCGCGTCCATTCTGGTCATACTGGCCAACCAGAACCTGAACATCCAGAAGGCGTGCCGGGTGGAACTGGAACTGGGCACGGACGTGTGCAACGACCTGGAGAACAAGGACAAGAACAGCACCGTGCTGACGGACAGCGAGATCGCCGTGCAGAAGCTGGTCGCCGACATGCTCATCTGGCAGACGATACTGCAGAGCAGCTTGCCCGCCGTGTTCGTGCTGTTCCTGGGCTCGTGGAGCGACCGGAACAGACTGCGGCGGCCGTGCATGCTGTTGCCCGTCTACGGCGAGGTGGTCCGCAACTTGGGCCTGCTGGCGTGCGTCTACTTCTTCGACCAGGTGCCGATGAACGCCACCGGCCTGTGGCAGTCGCTGCCGATCGCCATCACCGGTTACTGGACGGTCATGTACATGGCGGTGTTCTCGTACGTGGGCGACCACAGCACG gATCAAAATAAAACCTTAAAAGTTGGTCTAGTCAACGCAACAATGGCCTTATGTCTTCCTATCGGTACTGGCTTATccggtatattatatcgtgaaCTTGGATTCACCGGAGTATACATCATAGCTTTGATACTCTGTTGCATCAGTATTTGGATGGCTCACATTTTCGTTCACGATACAAAACAGATTAAGTTTGATTCGGGTAAGAAACATAAAAGTTCTTATTGGACTCGTATCAAGTTCTTTTTCAGCATAATTCACATAATTGAGGCGTTCAGAGTTACAttcaaaaaggaaaaaaacaatagaagAATGAAAGTTATTGCTCTGACGTTGCTCATAACTGGGATTATGGGTCCATTAcaag GTGACAAAGGAGTTGCGTATTTGTTTACTCGGGTCAAGTTCAATTGGAACGAAGTACAATTCAGCGTGTACTCGACCACTACGATGTGCATCAATCTTGTGG GAACATTTGTGACTCTCGGGGTTGTGGTAAGAAAGTTCGGCGTTGACGATGCGTTGATCGGTACTGTGGCTACTACTGGAAAATTAATATCgcaatttatatttgcatCCGCCGCTACTACAGTAGTATTCTATTCAG GGGCGCTTGTGAACTGCTTACAAGGACCGGCCATCATTTCCATGAAATCGatcataaacaaaattattccgGCCGAAGAACTCG gcCAAGTCAGCGCGGTCACGGGTATTGGAGAAAACGTTATACCCATTTTTTGTGGCCCGTTGTATAGTTACGTGTATGAATCCACAGTGGATTTCTTCCCCAGCGCTTACTTCCTAGTTACTGCGGCCATAACGGTCCCGACTATTTTCCTCTATCT atggCTCTATTTGCAGCACAGAAAGGAAACCAAAGAATCGTACGAACAATTACCCGACACTGACGTTTTGAAAGATTCGAACGGCGTTGCTACTAAGTACGGCGCAATAAAACCGTAA